Proteins encoded together in one Ogataea parapolymorpha DL-1 chromosome III, whole genome shotgun sequence window:
- a CDS encoding Enhancer of mRNA-decapping protein 3, with translation MSQFCGYSLQIELNDPLATVLNGTITDIQDKDLVLSNVTYSNGAEHRDKDMLIKGSDIKDLKVLALPPKKKKEKKKNKQDKENENGGTRSGTPTATGKPKNKKEKPKVSQDPDLPYNYRSNEIDWQHENPGRLKEMEVFDFASNLQKFDKQSVFKELSKLDKVDPANRLVGHNRTNEKVNYDNTEMVLDKKQKDEWDNIISTSAHRNPISGSQENESRTYSGNSEIVHQRKSVTPVLGSSIKLFSKDREPIPTCSPIQLADVLQLSADNFGLTDRELTSDTGKSLAELIIKEITGDFRISKMNHNPPPLMLILAGNNITGARALSAGRQLFNHGIRVLIYVLHDFEHSEDEILPLVKENLEILTNIGGKRINDTRELNSVLEKLDSPLELIIDGLQGYDTNLSDLLEPELDRSKQIVDWCNKCGVSILSLDIPSGLDASSGTADFDSYILCNYLVSVGIPLSSILSLYRFGYFTKEELKHFLVDCGIPKRVFTLKSNLRKLDRYWFTTDWYTSLEVE, from the coding sequence ATGTCACAATTTTGCGGATATAGTCTTCAAATTGAACTCAATGATCCTTTGGCTACCGTCTTGAATGGAACGATAACCGACATTCAAGACAAAGATTTGGTGTTATCTAATGTAACTTATTCGAATGGAGCTGAGCATCGGGATAAAGACATGCTTATAAAAGGCTCTGACATTAAAGACTTGAAGGTTTTGGCTTTGCCTCCtaagaaaaagaaagaaaagaagaagaacaagcaAGACAAAGAGAATGAAAATGGTGGTACTAGATCTGGAACACCGACTGCGACAGGAAAACCGAAGAATAAAAAAGAAAAACCGAAAGTTTCTCAAGATCCTGACTTGCCATATAACTACCGATCTAACGAGATTGATTGGCAGCACGAGAATCCAGGGAGATTGAAGGAAATGgaagtttttgattttgcttCTAATCTACAAAAATTCGATAAGCAATCAGTTTTCAAAGAATTGTCCAAGCTGGACAAAGTGGATCCGGCCAATAGACTTGTCGGCCATAATAGAACTAACGAAAAGGTGAACTATGACAATACAGAGATGGTACTGGATaaaaagcaaaaagacGAATGGGATAATATTATTTCCACCTCTGCTCATAGAAACCCAATCTCTGGCTCCCAAGAAAATGAGAGTAGAACATACAGTGGCAACTCAGAGATTGTTCATCAGCGCAAAAGTGTCACACCAGTTTTGGGGTCAAGCATCAAATTGTTTTCAAAGGACAGAGAACCAATCCCAACATGCTCTCCGATACAACTGGCAGATGTTCTTCAACTCAGTGCCGACAATTTTGGGTTGACGGATCGTGAATTGACCTCAGATACAGGCAAAAGTCTAGCAGAGTTAATTATCAAAGAGATAACTGGCGACTTCAGGATATCAAAAATGAACCATAATCCACCACCCTTGATGTTGATACTTGCAGGCAATAATATAACTGGAGCCCGAGCGctttctgctggaagacAATTGTTCAATCACGGAATAAGAGTATTAATTTATGTTTTACACGATTTTGAGCATTCCGAAGATGAAATCCTTCCATTAGTGAAGGAGAATCTTGAGATTTTAACGAACATCGGAGGAAAGCGAATCAACGACACCAGGGAACTGAATtctgtgctggaaaagctggatTCTCCATTGGAGCTGATAATAGACGGGCTTCAGGGTTACGATACGAACTTGAGTGATTTACTTGAACCAGAACTAGATCGCTCAAAACAGATAGTTGATTGGTGTAACAAATGCGGCGTCTCCATATTGTCTTTAGACATCCCATCAGGATTGGATGCTTCTTCGGGTACAGCAGACTTTGACTCATACATCCTCTGCAACTACTTGGTCTCCGTTGGAATACCTTTGAGCTCCATTTTAAGTCTTTATCGATTCGGCTACTTCACAAAAGAGGAGTTAAAACATTTTCTTGTCGATTGCGGGATTCCTAAGAGGGTCTTTACTCTTAAATCCAATCTCAGGAAGTTGGACAGATACTGGTTTACTACAGACTGGTATACTAGCCTGGAAGTTGAATGA
- a CDS encoding Protein PTR3, which translates to MKKASVESIIDDIEQLLRIPSLIDNSKSPPQIISALSNDPIILTCGCLISEKLEEELVNEESSFGCPTCGNPESKKLKQCAPLKSVIDYILQFRSDTDYGVQIKEDVNADFDDNNNETRKTLLSAFNEVLGEIEEPLIRHSFQPLDDQPKIIHDFPPTSQTNHDWIKNHSHLGLQAQDTAMVTTHSHQTQNSRSHAQNSYSSKSLSGFVGDKEDHTNDSLKDVNKEFLYAKNFPLYRKLYQHHTHHSNFPFKTKLFINTDFSPHLDKLVLLSEKKWEVYHLSVNHPEKPPLLLCCGNINGDYGETFSALKKVNANEIIMNSNFGENAKDSLESLANWEHLFCKITEDILIISGTRGFVRFFDLQSKGRPLYTYQCRFPVRCIDVSSDGKYASLGVTGKDKFTGFEQAFIILLKLELLEIKSHISCSNEGEKPCAAGHLDANLGSFYSATSAGSRTLQIQYYPFTLPYRDPVSILKFSPNCRYLTVATALESRFMIISIKDPTRPVMVMKSQRKLDTSLESEGITDLSFFPDNRLMTLTSVSYNSVPIIIDTKITSISGPEGIAHPKLLAKVEEVGNTIHKCCVSPRGDSVAYLDRSGAVYVMSTSRIDDTDSKRLVVVTDVSNSYQVKEAASLRFDKDGYKLYVLDRKGLLTISDFTAGTMEDPSITRCKIII; encoded by the coding sequence ATGAAAAAAGCATCAGTGGAGTCAATCATTGACGACATCGAGCAGCTTTTAAGGATACCCTCTCTTATTGACAACTCAAAATCACCTCCCCAAATTATTTCAGCGCTTTCCAATGATCCTATCATTCTCACTTGTGGCTGCCTCATCTCCGAAAAGCTCGAAGAAGAACTTGTAAATGAAGAATCCAGTTTTGGATGTCCCACTTGCGGAAATCCAGAATCAAAAAAACTAAAACAGTGTGCTCCGCTGAAGTCCGTTATTGATTATATTTTGCAGTTTAGGTCTGATACTGATTATGGGGTGcagatcaaggaggacgTAAatgctgattttgatgatAATAACAATGAAACCCGTAAAACTCTTCTATCAGCATTCAACGAGGTTCTCGGCGAAATAGAAGAACCATTGATAAGGCATAGCTTTCAACCATTGGACGATCAACCAAAAATCATCCATGATTTCCCACCAACATCCCAAACAAATCATGATTGGATCAAAAACCACTCTCATCTCGGATTGCAAGCTCAAGATACCGCAATGGTCACTACACATTCACATCAAACACAAAACAGTCGCTCACACGCTCAAAACTCTTACTCCTCAAAATCGCTGTCCGGTTTTGTAGGAGATAAGGAAGATCACACCAATGATAGTCTTAAGGATGTGAACAAAGAGTTCTTATATGctaaaaattttcctcTCTATCGCAAACTTTATCAGCACCATACTCATCACTCAAATTTCCCCTTTAAAACAAAGTTATTCATTAATACAGATTTCTCTCCACACCTCGACAAATTGGTGCTCTtgagcgaaaaaaaatgggAAGTTTACCATTTATCAGTCAACCATCCAGAAAAACCTCCCTTGTTACTATGCTGTGGAAACATAAATGGGGATTACGGAGAAACATTCAGTGCCCTAAAGAAAGTTAATGCTAACGAGATCATAATGAACTCCAATTTTGGTGAGAATGCTAAAGATTCACTGGAATCTTTGGCCAATTGGGAGCATTTATTTTGCAAGATAACGGAAGACATCCTGATCATTTCGGGAACACGTGGGTTTGTTCGCTTTTTTGACTTACAATCTAAAGGGAGGCCGCTATATACGTACCAATGTCGGTTTCCTGTTAGATGCATAGATGTTTCTTCTGATGGAAAGTATGCTAGCTTGGGTGTAACAGGTAAAGACAAGTTTACTGGATTCGAGCAAGCATTTATTATTCTCCTAAAGCTTgaacttttggaaataAAGTCGCACATCTCTTGTTCCAATGAAGGTGAAAAACCATGTGCAGCTGGACACCTGGATGCCAATTTGGGATCATTTTATTCCGCTACATCGGCAGGGTCAAGAACCTTACAAATCCAATATTATCCTTTCACACTTCCATATAGGGATCCCGTGTCCATTTTGAAGTTTTCTCCAAATTGCAGATACTTGACTGTTGCGACCGCATTGGAATCCAGATTCATGATCATTAGTATCAAAGATCCCACAAGACCAGTGATGGTGATGAAgtctcaaagaaaactGGATACTTCTCTGGAAAGTGAAGGAATAACCGATTTAAGCTTCTTCCCTGATAATAGACTCATGACATTAACTTCTGTCTCGTACAATTCAGTGCCAATAATCATTGATACTAAAATTACATCTATATCTGGTCCTGAAGGAATTGCACATCCGAAACTTCTTGCAAAAGTTGAGGAGGTCGGAAACACTATTCATAAGTGTTGCGTGTCACCTCGAGGGGATTCAGTTGCATACCTTGATCGCTCTGGAGCTGTCTACGTTATGTCAACATCAAGAATTGATGACACTGACAGCAAAAGGTTGGTTGTTGTCACCGATGTCAGCAACTCATACCAAGTGAAAGAAGCAGCCTCTTTGAGATTCGATAAAGATGGCTACAAGCTTTATGTCTTGGATCGAAAAGGTCTTCTCACAATTTCCGACTTCACAGCAGGTACGATGGAGGATCCTTCTATTACCAGATGCAAAATTATTATTTGA
- a CDS encoding Catabolite repression protein creC, with amino-acid sequence MYLPADLSRYNKVPPNQFQNVLSNSILPIQSTDPNCLFKLQEEQFSFDHLDGTFVPDIAIRISRTPLNSSDPSTYASLSKFVEQNLRKYHTTLGNINQNQLTNPLSRPPEQTGVQPDGKAEILPIGYGINPLVADSFKNVHLTPGCFADIINFDRSSSNNNEKRPSNPTTARLWGKQKPLKTDTAVASDDLKSPKSNLSRSTSNFISKVSTADNYNRKYSNASSILVGCHGRIINLISLEDDPKEIDVEIPLLKVVFSSSIITAFSCFHYTTTSGESNLDVLVAFASGDIFWLSFPKLKYSRWNKNAKLKNKPVLSLQWSQCGNFAVVGFADGEVMVFHREFEDAEIYEETKSVSQKSRHMTIMKALNSQQTGSNPVSHYKFSYKAITKLKYHPTFPNIWTIASDDGFVRLFDFFSEVITDIVPSYYGGILDMDITRDGRYMICGGEDDFASIYEFSILGGANAHGLLKLVARLEGAKSWVRGLCVDYFKTTPGVLYRIGTVGDDETIRFYEFQPRNLPKARRLKNDKIKLSINQKQKSNLTLNSGSNTSMKHLLTSESIKKSWLQNSRSYTQTESVSSLTSSTQLQQLSLYEIINQDQAEGSRKGEQQPGTSKARHVLFKNLKTILHVPSESTVIHEVSRWRNCPILFPIGEKNVQLGRLSGLQFQQEYVWAFISTGDLIRWRRPPGAATKV; translated from the coding sequence ATGTACTTACCAGCAGATTTGTCCAGATATAATAAAGTGCCGCCGAACCAGTTTCAAAATGTGCTCAGTAACAGCATCCTCCCTATCCAGTCCACAGATCCCAATTGCTTGTTCAAGctacaagaagaacagtTTAGCTTTGATCATCTAGACGGCACTTTTGTTCCTGATATTGCAATTCGTATATCACGTACACCGTTAAACTCGAGTGATCCTAGTACTTACGCATCATTATCTAAATTTGTTGAACAAAACCTGAGAAAATATCATACAACCCTTGGAAACATcaatcaaaatcaactGACAAATCCCTTGTCCAGGCCTCCTGAACAAACAGGTGTCCAGCCTGATGGCAAGGCAGAAATTTTGCCAATTGGCTATGGTATAAACCCCTTAGTTGCAGACTCATTTAAAAACGTCCATTTGACTCCTGGCTGTTTTGCAGACATAATCAACTTTGATAGGTCAAGCTCCAATAATAACGAAAAGAGACCGTCTAATCCCACCACTGCACGTTTATGGGGTAAGCAGAAGCCTCTGAAAACTGATACAGCAGTTGCCTCTGATGATCTGAAATCCCCCAAAAGCAACTTGTCTCGTTCTACCTCAAACTTCATatcaaaagtttcaacGGCAGACAACTACAATCGAAAATACTCCAACGCATCTTCCATATTGGTAGGGTGTCACGGCCGAATCATTAACCTCATTTCATTGGAAGATGATCCCAAGGAAATTGACGTGGAGATTCCACTGCTTAAAGTTGTATTTTCCTCGAGCATCATAACTGCGTTTTCCTGTTTTCACTATACAACGACTTCGGGAGAGAGCAATTTGGACGTTCTTGTTGCCTTTGCGTCAGGTGACATCTTTTGGCTAAGCTTTCCAAAGCTGAAATATTCCAGATGGAATAAGAATGCcaaattgaaaaataaaccTGTCTTGTCTTTGCAATGGTCACAGTGTGGTAATTTTGCCGTCGTCGGTTTTGCAGACGGTGAGGTCATGGTATTTCATAGAGAATTTGAGGACGCAGAAATCTATGAAGAGACTAAAAGTGTTTCTCAAAAATCCAGGCACATGACTATAATGAAGGCTCTCAACTCACAACAAACAGGATCAAATCCGGTATCTCATTACAAATTTTCCTACAAAGCGATCACGAAACTCAAGTATCATCCTACTTTTCCAAATATCTGGACAATCGCAAGTGATGATGGATTTGTCCgtctttttgatttcttttCTGAAGTTATAACAGACATCGTACCATCATACTATGGAGGCATTCTTGACATGGATATCACGAGGGATGGAAGATATATGATTTGTGGGGGTGAAGATGATTTTGCTTCTATTTATGagttttcaattttgggTGGGGCTAATGCTCACGGCTTATTGAAATTGGTAGCACGACTTGAAGGCGCAAAATCTTGGGTTCGTGGTTTGTGCGTTGACTATTTCAAAACAACGCCTGGAGTTCTTTATCGTATTGGAACTGTGGGAGATGATGAAACGATTAGATTCTACGAGTTCCAGCCTCGAAACTTGCCGAAGGCTAGAAGATTGAAGAAtgacaagatcaagcttTCCATCAATCAGAAGCAAAAGTCAAATTTAACGCTAAATTCTGGAAGCAATACTAGTATGAAGCATTTATTAACTTCGGAAAGCATCAAGAAAAGCTGGCTACAGAATTCACGTTCTTACACTCAGACCGAATCAGTCTCGTCGCTAACGTCTTCAACTCAGTTGCAGCAACTGTCCTTATATGAGATAATAAATCAAGATCAAGCTGAAGGCTCGAGAAAAggagagcagcagcctggTACTTCAAAAGCAAGACATGTGCTAttcaaaaacctcaagaCAATTTTGCATGTTCCATCAGAAAGTACTGTCATTCACGAAGTCAGTAGGTGGAGAAATTGCCCTATTCTGTTTCCAATTGGGGAAAAAAATGTGCAATTGGGGCGCCTAAGCGGTTTGCAATTTCAGCAAGAGTACGTCTGGGCTTTCATATCTACGGGTGATCTCATAAGATGGAGACGACCTCCAGGAGCTGCAACTAAAGTCTGA
- a CDS encoding ATP synthase subunit gamma, mitochondrial produces the protein MYSFGLNVARTAGISRNYATLREIETRLKSIKNIEKITNTMKVVASTRMGRAQRAMASSRAFREGDSDFFATAETATPETAEKTLIIAVSSDKGLCGSIHSQIAKATRAKLQETPNADVVTIGDKIKAQMLRTHSNNVVLSFNGVGKEAPTFWEASLIADEIRKLGDYDKIEVMYNKFVSGVAFEPSVFPSFSPISIEESPKLSEFELEEDQAIPTSLSQISLTNSILNAMAEGYASEISARRNAMDNASKNAGEMINKYSILYNRTRQAVITNELVDIITGASSLD, from the exons ATGTACAGTTTCGGTTTGAATGTTGCTCGTACTGCAGGAATTAGCAG AAATTATGCAACACTGAGAGAAATTGAAACAAGATTGAAATCCATTAAAAACATCGAAAAGATTACCAACACAATGAAGGTTGTGGCTTCTACGAGAATGGGAAGAGCGCAACGAGCAATGGCATCTTCAAGAGCATTCCGTGAGGGTGActctgatttttttgcaacagCCGAAACTGCTACTCCTGAGACAGCAGAGAAGACTCTTATTATTGCAGTCTCTTCAGACAAAGGCTTATGTGGATCCATCCATTCTCAAATTGCAAAGGCCACCAGAGCCAAGTTGCAAGAGACTCCGAATGCCGATGTCGTCACAATTGGTGATAAAATCAAAGCTCAAATGCTCAGAACACATTCAAACAATGTTGTTTTATCTTTCAACGGTGTTGGAAAAGAGGCACCTACTTTCTGGGAAGCTTCTTTGATTGCTGATGAGATTCGTAAGCTGGGTGACTATGATAAAATCGAGGTCATGTACAACAAATTTGTCTCTGGTGTTGCTTTTGAGCCTTCTGTGTTCCCATCCTTCTCCCCTATCTCAATTGAAGAGTCTCCAAAACTGTCAGAGTTCGAATTAGAGGAAGATCAGGCAATTCCAAcctctctttctcaaataTCATTGACCAACTCCATTCTCAATGCAATGGCCGAAGGATATGCATCTGAGATCTCGGCCAGAAGAAATGCGATGGACAATGCCTCTAAAAACGCTGGAGAAATGATCAACAAGTATTCTATCCTGTACAACAGAACTAGACAGGCTGTGATTACTAACGAATTGGTCGACATTATCACTGGTGCTTCATCGCTCGACTAG
- a CDS encoding Serine--tRNA ligase, cytoplasmic — protein MLDIIQFIEEKGGNPQAIRESQRKRGASVEIVDEIIKEYNDWTKLRFTLDELNKTQNKLQKEIGQKFKAKLDASELLQKKDDLVKEKAEITAKEQEADKKLRWKVFQVGNIVHDSVIDSLDEADNKLVRTWAPSGVNFETLSNVATATGKQAKLSHHEVLLRLDGYDPERGVKIVGHRGYFLRNYGVFLNQALINYGLSFLTSKNYTPMQAPVMMNKDVMAKTAQLSEFDEELYKVLDGDDEKYLIATSEQPISAYHSNEWFESPAEQLPIRYAGYSSCFRREAGSHGKDAWGIFRVHAFEKVEQFCISEPEKSWDEFDRMIQNSEEFYQSLGLPYRVVSIVSGELNNAAAKKYDLEAWFPFQQEFKELVSCSNCTDYQSRNLEIRCGIKAMNQKEKKYVHCLNCTLCATERALCCVLENYQTDDGLVVPKVLRKYIPGEPEFIPFVNELPKNSTSAKRGKGSN, from the coding sequence ATGTTGGATATAATTCAGTTCATTGAGGAGAAAGGCGGTAATCCACAGGCCATTCGTGAATCACAAAGGAAAAGAGGTGCGTCTGTTGAGATTGTGGAtgagatcatcaaagaGTACAATGACTGGACTAAGCTAAGATTTACATTGGATGAGCTAAATAAAACACAGAATAaactacaaaaagaaaTCGGTCAGAAGTTTAAGGCTAAGCTAGATGCATCTGAACTCCTGCAGAAGAAAGATGATTTGGTTAAGGAAAAGGCCGAAATTACAGCTAAAGAGCAGGAGGCAGATAAGAAGTTACGTTGGAAAGTTTTCCAGGTCGGAAATATTGTCCACGATTCTGTCATTGATTCGTTGGATGAAGCAGACAATAAGCTAGTCAGGACTTGGGCTCCCTCCGGCGTGAATTTTGAAACACTAAGTAATGTCGCGACAGCGACCGGAAAGCAAGCTAAGCTTTCCCACCATGAAGTGTTGCTTAGACTAGATGGGTACGACCCTGAAAGAGGTGTCAAGATTGTGGGTCACAGAGGATactttttgagaaattATGGAGTTTTTCTGAACCAGGCCTTGATCAATTATGgtttgagtttcttgacCTCTAAAAACTATACTCCCATGCAGGCGCCTGTAATGATGAACAAAGATGTTATGGCCAAGACTGCACAACTTTCTGAGTTTGATGAAGAGCTTTACAAAGTTCTTGACGGAGATGATGAGAAGTATTTGATTGCAACTTCTGAACAGCCTATCTCAGCTTATCATTCCAACGAATGGTTTGAAAGTCCTGCTGAACAGCTTCCTATTAGATACGCAGGCTATTCCTCTTGTTTCAGAAGGGAAGCAGGTTCTCACGGAAAAGATGCCTGGGGTATTTTCAGAGTTCATGCTTTCGAAAAGGTTGAACAGTTTTGCATCAGTGAGCCTGAAAAGTCATGGGATGAGTTTGACAGAATGATTCAGAATTCTGAAGAGTTTTACCAGTCTTTGGGTCTGCCTTACAGAGTTGTTAGTATCGTTTCAGGCGAGCTCAATAATGCTGCTGCAAAGAAGTATGACCTCGAAGCCTGGTTCCCATTCCAACAAGAGTTTAAGGAACTAGTTTCGTGCTCCAACTGCACTGACTACCAGTCAAGGAATTTAGAAATCAGATGTGGTATCAAGGCCATGAAtcagaaggagaaaaaatatgTTCATTGCTTGAATTGTACCTTATGTGCCACTGAAAGAGCTCTTTGCTGTGTCTTGGAAAACTACCAGACTGATGATGGGCTGGTCGTTCCAAAAGTTCTCAGGAAGTATATTCCTGGAGAACCTGAATTCATTCCATTTGTCAACGAACTcccaaaaaattcaacctCCGCTAAAAGAGGCAAAGGTTCCAATTGA
- a CDS encoding ATP-dependent RNA helicase fal-1, producing MDFDKELDKSLKVQTSGNIPVIGSFEEMSLKESLLKGIYAYGFEAPSAIQSRAIAQVIQGRDVIAQAQSGTGKTATFTIGMLQVVDTSKFETQALVLSTTRELAAQIRSVISALGDYMKIRCHACVGGKSVGEDIRALSKGQHIVSGTPGRVLDMIKRRTLSIRNVKMLVLDEADELLGKGFQDQISEIYQYLPPSTQVVVVSATLPKAVLSLTNKFMSDPVKILVKRDELTLEGINQYYIQVEKEDWKFDTLCDLYDSLTITQAVIFCNTKKKVDWLSESLRKANFTVSSMHGDMQQDERDRVMDEFRLGNSRVLISTDIWARGIDVQQVSLVINYDLPYDKENYVHRIGRSGRFGRKGVAINFVTRNELGDLTEIEEFFSIKIDEMPSDLSDVL from the coding sequence ATGGATTTTGATAAAGAGTTGGATAAATCCTTGAAAGTGCAAACTTCGGGGAACATTCCGGTAATAGGAAGCTTTGAGGAGATGAGTTTAAAGGAGTCCCTTTTAAAAGGAATCTATGCATATGGCTTTGAGGCGCCGTCTGCAATCCAGTCTCGAGCAATCGCCCAAGTTATTCAAGGAAGAGACGTTATAGCTCAAGCACAATCAGGAACAGGGAAGACTGCCACTTTCACAATCGGGATGCTTCAAGTCGTGGATACAAGTAAATTCGAGACCCAAGCATTGGTTTTATCAACTACGCGGGAACTTGCAGCTCAGATTAGAAGTGTCATCAGCGCTTTGGGTGATTATATGAAAATTCGATGCCACGCGTGCGTAGGCGGGAAGAGTGTTGGGGAGGATATAAGGGCACTCTCAAAAGGACAGCATATAGTAAGTGGCACCCCAGGGCGTGTTTTAGACATGATCAAGCGCCGCACACTTAGCATAAGAAATGTAAAAATGCTTGTTTTGGATGAAgccgacgagctgcttggcaaGGGATTTCAAGATCAAATCAGTGAAATCTATCAGTATTTACCTCCATCAACGCAAGTGGTGGTCGTATCAGCAACGCTACCAAAAGCTGTTCTCTCGCTCACCAATAAATTCATGTCGGATCCAGTCAAAATATTAGTCAAGAGAGACGAACTAACTTTAGAAGGAATAAATCAATATTATATTCAGGTCGAGAAAGAAGATTGGAAATTTGATACGTTGTGTGATTTATATGACTCATTAACGATTACTCAAGCTGTCATATTTTGCAATACCAAGAAAAAGGTTGACTGGTTGAGCGAATCACTTCGAAAAGCAAACTTTACTGTTTCCTCAATGCATGGCGATATGCAACAAGACGAGAGGGATCGCGTGATGGATGAGTTTCGACTTGGTAACTCTAGAGTTCTCATATCGACAGACATTTGGGCGCGAGGAATTGATGTGCAACAGGTCTCGTTAGTCATCAATTACGACCTGCCTTATGATAAAGAAAACTATGTCCATCGTATCGGGCGCTCTGGTCGCTTTGGAAGAAAGGGCGTAGCGATAAACTTTGTCACGAGGAACGAATTGGGCGATTTGACTGAAATTGAagagtttttcagcatcAAGATCGATGAAATGCCATCGGATTTGAGTGATGTGTTATGA
- a CDS encoding chitinase, which produces MLSRFLPALISLCASHGGLASNLEVPKSNNNTFVTALYYTEWSFYNKHYPVDIPLSHITNIYYAFAKIDLKSEGTYWGDEKVALEEIIPLVHEDTNSSFGVRDEILCSEDHAKTSSEAEPMVNSTGLIGQLLQMKELKKGLKVSLAIGGENTNHVFEGATSSERKTERFCQNLVNTMRKHGFDGIDIDWEFPDLRSASNLNKLIKTLKEKLSMAEKENGMLPNTYLLSLALPLDVSSLKTYEFETLRNYVTYFNLMGYDITGPWSDRADYHSNLYSPETYSASSVNYTVQYLLDKIDKKQLILGMPSYGRSFEGMGVGLPFKGCANIAGIQQEQNQCIVNYHNLPPQDYTEVHNFTAGSSYAYNTKGLGIVFYDSPQAVRQKANYVRELGLAGGFWWDSYGDDYRAKNRSLLYNFVDGLGGLYMLKMSDPTDDFYPDETEGTAASSYATHCCSPDIRISPVKVLSWVFFILVFIS; this is translated from the coding sequence ATGCTATCAAGATTTCTTCCTGCTTTGATATCTCTTTGTGCTTCCCATGGTGGTCTGGCTTCCAACCTGGAAGTTCCAAAAAGTAATAATAATACTTTTGTCACTGCTTTGTACTATACAGAATGGTCATTCTATAACAAGCACTATCCAGTTGATATACCCTTGTCTCATATCACTAACATCTATTACGCATTTGCGAAAATTGACCTCAAATCAGAAGGTACATATTGGGGCGATGAAAAAGTAGCTTTGGAAGAGATCATCCCATTAGTTCATGAAGACACTAACAGTTCATTTGGTGTACGAGATGAGATTCTGTGTTCTGAAGATCACGCTAAAACCTCATCTGAAGCTGAACCGATGGTCAATTCCACCGGATTAATTGGCCAGCTTCTGCAAATgaaggagctcaaaaaggGACTCAAAGTTTCCCTTGCTATTGGAGGTGAGAATACCAATCACGTTTTTGAAGGAGCCACATCCAGTGAAAGGAAAACTGAGAGATTTTGTCAAAATCTTGTTAATACCATGAGAAAACATGGATTTGACGGTATAGATATTGACTGGGAATTCCCCGATTTAAGATCTGCCTCAAATCTGAATAAATTGATCAAAACTCTGAAAGAGAAGCTGTCTATGGCGGAGAAGGAGAATGGCATGCTTCCAAACACATATCTCTTATCGCTAGCTCTTCCTTTGGACGTCTCCTCCTTAAAGACCTATGAGTTTGAGACCTTGCGAAATTACGTGACTTACTTCAACTTGATGGGTTACGATATTACCGGTCCTTGGTCCGACCGAGCTGATTACCATTCCAACCTTTACTCTCCAGAAACATATTCCGCCTCCAGCGTTAATTACACAGTTCAATATCTTTTGGATAAGATcgacaaaaaacagctgaTTTTAGGTATGCCAAGTTATGGAAGAAGCTTCGAGGGGATGGGTGTTGGATTACCGTTCAAAGGATGTGCGAATATCGCGGGTattcaacaagaacaaaacCAATGTATTGTAAACTATCATAACTTGCCACCCCAGGATTACACTGAAGTTCACAATTTTACTGCCGGATCCTCTTATGCCTACAACACTAAGGGACTCGGCATTGTCTTCTACGATAGTCCACAAGCTGTACGCCAGAAAGCAAATTACGTTAGAGAACTAGGTCTTGCGGGCGGGTTTTGGTGGGATTCTTATGGCGATGATTATCGAGCGAAGAACAGATCGTTGCTTTATAACTTCGTTGACGGATTAGGTGGATTGTACATGTTAAAGATGAGTGATCCAACCGACGACTTTTACCCAGATGAGACGGAAGGTACTGCCGCATCTTCATATGCAACACACTGCTGCTCTCCCGATATTCGAATTTCTCCAGTAAAGGTTCTGTCATGGGTTTTCTTCATTCTGGTATTCATCTCGTAA